In the Schaalia hyovaginalis genome, TGACCAGGCCTCCGCCCACGCCGAAGAGGCCGGCGAGGAATCCTGCGGCCGCGCCCGTCAGGAGGACGAGGGCGAGGCGCGCCGGTCCCATTCGACCGGAAGGCTCGGCGCCCTCCCGGAACTGATCAATCGCGCTCACGACTGGCGATTCTACGCCCGGTGATCCGAAGGCCCTCGGGCGGGGTGCGTCTCAGAGCTCTAGTCGGGCTATGTCTTTCGAATGCCCTTGCGAAGCGCACGCTCCCACGGACCCGCCAACCCCACACACAAGACGCCAACCCCACACACAAAAAACACACTGCGGACTTAACCCCTCCAATGAGCCCGCCAACCCCACACACAAGACGCCAACCCCACACACAAGACGCCAACCCCACACACAAAAAACACACTGCGGACTTAACCCCTCCAATGAGCCCGCCAACCCCACACACAAGACGCCAACCCCACACACAAGACGCCAACCCCACACACAAGACGCCAACCCCACACACAAGACGCCAACCCCACACACAAGACGCCAACCCCGCGCAAGGAGCACTGCGCCCCGTCGCCCACCTCGAGCGAGCTTTCCGACCCGATTCTTGGCCCCTCGGCATTCATTCCACCAGGCATGACAAAAGCCCCTGACCAGTTGTTTCGCCTGGTCAGGGGCTTTTCCTAGTAGCGGGGGCCAGATTTGAACTGACGACCTCCGGGTTCCTCGCGTTCATCGGTCTCGCGCTCACGTTCGTGCACCGTTTCGTAGCCGATGCGCCAGCGTTGCCGCTCTTGCCCGCCTTGCCATGCGTGCCAGCGTTGCCGGTCGTGACGTCCGGGCAGTCGGCCTGCGTGACGATCGCGCGCGAGTGTGGTGAGTATGAATACAACGCCTCATGTTCTTTCACTTCCGGTTCCTCCGACGTGGGCTGCGGCTCTCGAGCAGTGGGAGCTGACTCTGAGATCGGGTGGTCGCAGTGAGCGCACCATCGGCACTCGTGTACGGCATCTTCGGCATCTCGCACGCGCTCTCGAGGTCGACGATCCCATGGAAGTCACTGGGGATCTCCTGCTCGCCTGGTGCGGCAGCCGAGAGTGGGCGCCGGAGACTCGGCACTCCTACTACGTGTCGATCCGCAGCTTCTTCACCTGGTGGACGGCTGGTGTCGCCGAGGATCCGTCTCGCGTCTTGCCCCATGTGCGCCGGCCTCGAGGGGCGCCTCGGCCCGTGCCGACCAGTGTTCTCGAGGAGGCCCTGCGTCGCAGTTCGGGGCGCGATCGCCTCATCTTGTGCCTGGCGGCATTGTCCGGTCTCCGAGCTGGGGAGATCGCCCGGGTGTGTGCTGATGACCTTGTGGATGATCTCGGCGGGCGTTCGTTGGTGGTTCGTGGAAAGGGTGGGGTCGTTCGCCTCGTTCCCCTTTCCGCGTGGCTCGCTGCCGAGGTTGAGCGTGCGTGTGCGCGCGGCGGCGGATGGGCATTCCCCTCGAAGTACGGCGGCCATCTATCGCCTGCTCACGTCTCCAAGCTTGGAGCGACGGCCCTTCCGTCTCCGTGGACTCTTCACACATTGCGGCACCGATTCGCGACCACCGCCTATCGGGCTCAGCGCGACCTCCTCGCCGTCCAGCGCCTTCTTGGGCACGCCTCGGTCGAAACGACTCAACGCTATGCCGAGCCTCCTAACGATGCTCTTCGTCGGGCTGTGGAGGCCGCTGATCTCTTTGCTGTCGAACACTGAAAGGGTCTGAAATGCAATCGCTGATCGAAGCCCTTGATCGATGGGCCCACAAGCAAGCGGACTTCGCGGACTTCCCGATCTTCGCCCCTGATAGCGACTGCGGCGCGGTTGAACGCGCTGCCCTTGTCGACGAGCTCGACAAGATCATCAGCCTCACGCGCTTGATCTCCAGCGCATCAGTCATCGCCGTCAAAGCGAAGGAGCACCATTGATGACCATCATCGCCATCTCTAACCAGAAGGGCGGCGTCGGCAAGACCACGACCACCTTTCACCTAGCCCGCGCGGCCGCACGCTCAGGCGCGCGCGTCCTCGTCGTCGATATGGATCCGCAAGCGAACCTGTCGGCGGCGCTGGCTGCTGATGGCATCGTCGACGGCCAGGCAGGAGTTGCCGACGCCCTCTCCGCGCGCTCGCCACTCACACTTGCCAATGTCCTCGTGCCGACGGTCTGGGAGGGTGTGACCCTCGCACCATCGGGCGGCGATGCCCTCGCCGCCGTGCGCGACGAGCTCATCGGCGTTCAGGCTGGCCGTGAGCAGCGCCTCCGGCGTGCGATCGCCTCTGTCGGGCAGGTCTTCGATCTCGTCCTTGTCGACTGCCCGCCCTCCCTTGATCAGCTCTCTATCAACGCTCTGTCGGCCGCCGATGCGGTCCTCATCGTCACCCAAGCAAAGCTCTGGTCCTCCTCCGGGCTGGCTCACCTGCTCGAGACGATCAGCCAGGTCGGTGAGTACTACAACTCGGGATTGAAGGTGGCTGGCGTCCTCGTCAATCTCCATGAGGGGCAGACGGTCTCGGCGAGGCACTGGCTCGACGAGCTTGAGGCTGCGTGCGCGGCGCGAGGGCTGCCGCTGTTGCTGCCTGCCATCCCGCGCCGCGTCGTCATTGCCGACGCCGCCGAGGCTGCCCTAGGTCTTGACCAGTGGACACCTCCCCAGATGGATCTCCAGGACCTTTACGAGAGTCACCTGGAGGCCTTGCTCGCCAACGCTGGCACGCATGGCAAGGCGGGCAAGAGCGGCAACGCTGGCACGGAAGGAGAAGCGAAATGACTCGCATTGAACCGCGCAAGAGCGCGCTTTCCGCCTCGGTGGTCGCCCCGTCTGCCAGCAATGACGGCAAGAGTGGCAACGCTGGCAAGGGGGGCGTTGTTGATCGACCGATGACTCGAGACCAGGCGAAGCTCACCGTCCGCATCTCGGAGGATCTTCTCGAGGAAGCCCGGTCCGCCTTTTGGCAGACGGGCCCACAGACGGGCACGCGGTCCCTGTCTGCGTGGGTCGCCGATGCGATCGCAGCAAAGCTTGAGCGCGATCGAGCCGCTTTCAATGGCGGCCGCCGATTCGATCCGGTGCCTGCAGGCGAGATCCCGACGGGGCGCAGGAGCTAAGGACTCAGGACGCAGGTGGCCGACAGTGTGGTGTTGCTGTCGGCCACCCTGTCTGTTCAGGCCGTTGCAAGATAGGCGGCGACCGCCTTGCGGATGAGAGCAGACTTCGGAAGGTTCTCCTTCCGCGCTCGCTCCGTTAGCGCAGCATCCAGCTCATCGGTGGCTCGCGTCTTCCAGGTGTGTCGCGCGGTTGTTGCTTCTTCCATCCGGGGGCGCCCGGCCGTCATGAAGATGTCGGCGAGGTCAATCGGGCGGCCGTCGCCTTCGTAGATGCGGCGCACGGTCTTCAGCTCCCCACGCTCCGCCCGCGCGGCAAGAGCGTCGTAGTCGGTCATGTCCTTAGTCATCGTCGTCTCCGGTCCTTTCTCACACCAGGTCAGGGCGATCCATCGCATGGAAGATCACCACGGTCCGCCAAGGTTTCAAGGCGGCGAACACCTCGATCACCCGATCCGTCTGGGCGTGAGGATGCCCAACGAAGGCGAATGTCTTGTCTCCCGGCTCTCCGTCGATCTCGTCGACCGTGAGTGGGTGAGTCATCGTCCAGTACGCATCCGCCTTGCTGATGCCGTGCTTGGCGGCTGACTGCGTGAACTCAACTTCGTCTTCGTTGAACATACCTAAAGGGTACTACAAATAGGGGCCACAAACCGCGGGGCGTCAGGAAAGTCGCCGAATCGTTGAGGCTGAGCAGCTGAGGATCCGCGCGATCGTCGAGACGGACTGCCCCTGTGCACGCAGGGCGCGCGCATGGGCTGCCTGCTCGGGAGTCAGCACTCGGGGCCTGCCGATGTGGGCGCCGCGCGCCCGAGCGGCCGCCAGGCCCTCGCGTGTCCGGGCTCGGATGAGGGCTCGCTCGTACTCGGCGAAGGCGCCGGCCACCTGAAAGACCATGCGCCCAGCGGGGGTGGTCGTGTCGATCGCCTCTGTGAGGGAGCGGAACTCGATGCCTCTGGCGTGTAGCTCGTCGATGATCTGGACCAGCTCGACGAGGGAGCGGCCGAGGCGGTCGATTCTGACGACTACGAGGGTGTCACCTCGCCCAAGGGAGCGGAGACAGGCCTTCCATTCCGGCCGGCATGTCGTGGCTCCGGAGGCGCGCTCCACGTAGAGGACGGAGCAGCCGGCCTCCTCGAGGGCGGCGACCTGGCTGGCCTCGTCCTGGTCGTCCGTCGAGACCCTGACATAACCCGTGATGCTCATACCCAAACCGTAGGCGCGCCCCTTCTGCGCCTCCTGGTTTTGGCGGGGGGTTTTGACTCGGCGTGTCGGCCCCTCCACGCGCTTGTGCTGAGGGCACCGAAACCGATCGATTCTGACACCTCTGTGCGCACTGTCTCATCAGTGCCCTCGTCCTGTGTCCGTGAAGGCGGTGAGGAGGAATGCTCCGGCGATGAGACCGACGATGATTCTGAGGATGGTGAAGGCGGCGTCGATGAGGACGGTGATGATGCTCCAGGCGATGTGCGCCCACAGGCGCAGCGGCACGAGGGTCAGCGCAGTCCTCCAGGGTTCGTGGTGGCGGAAGTGGCTCCACAGGCCGGGGATGATCCATCCGGCGGCAATGAGGGCCCATGTCGTCGGCGTGATGGTGGCGAGGATCGCGAGGTCTCCCATGACTCACCTCCTGTGATGTCTTCTGTGTTTTCAGGGTAAGTGTGAGCATGGGCGTTTGTGTGCGTTCCCGTGGGGGTGAAGGGGCCCCAGCGGGTGCCGGGGCCCCTTCTGGTCGGGTCAGGACCAGGATCCGGGAATGGAGGATCGGGTGATGTTCCAGCTGGTGGCTTCGTCGTAGCCGGGCAGGTGCTGGATGACGTCGCTGGTGATGCGTTGGCAGATCGCGGCGGCGATCGAGGTCGGCCAGTCGCTCCAGTCGATCGTCTGGTAGGTGTAGCCGTTGATGGCTTTGAGGATCTCGACTTCGCTCCAGTCCACGCTGCGCGGCTGCGTGTACTGGTAGATGAACAGCGAGTCCTCGTTGTAGCGGTCGTTGACGGCTCGGGCGTTGGCGTCGAGGAGGTACTGGCCGAGGCGGCTCATCGAGGCTGGCGTCCGGGTGAAGATGATCGGCTGGACGGCGTCGAAGGCGTCGATGACGAGTTCGTTGCCGCCGTAGGTGTAGGCGGCCCAGACGAGGACGTTGATGTGTTCGGCGTCGACGATGTATGAGGACATGGCGGTCTCCTTAGATGCGATCGGCCGGAGGTGGTTCTCCGGGCCCCCTGTGTCGGGGGCGCTTCCCCGGTTGGGGCGTGGCGGCAGGGCAGTCAAGAGTGGAGTCGCAGCCCGCGCGGTGACGTTCATCAGGCACCTTGTGTGCCGGTCATCGCCCCGTAGGGGCGATGAGATGAACGTCAGGGCCAGCGGGCGAGAAGCACCTTGACGGCCCGACCCGAAGGGGCCGACACGCCCACACTGGGAAGCCCACGACACAGGGATACCCAACGAGCTCCGCCGGCCAAAGGCCGGCGGAGCGGACACGTCCGGCGACAGCATGAGGGGGCGGGAAGGAAGCGCCTTCCCGCCCCCTCACACTCCAACGCCACCATCTCCTGGCGGATCGTCCACGCGCGCCGTCGGTGACGCCGACGCCGCCTGCCCCCCTTCGGGGCGGCGCGGCCGTCACCAGGCGCGGGGTGGGCGAGACGACGACCGGCCCCCATCCTCCAGGTGTCGTCCCCACTGTGTGCAGCCGTAGAGCCGCCCACGAGCTCGCAGGCTGTGCACATTGGGGACGACACCACCCAACCCACAACGGAGCGGGTAGAATGGAGGGGTGGTCTCCTTAGAGGACACATAGGGCGGCGAAGGTGGTTCTTCGCCGCCCGCCCTCGTTTACGCGCTCGTCGTCGTGGTGAGGGCCTTGATGCGATCGGGGCGAAATCCGCTCCAGGCATCCTCGTCAGTGATGACGACGGGGGCCTGCTGGTAGCCGAGGCTCTTGATGTAGTCGAGGGCTTCGGCGTCCTCGGTGACGTCGATGCTCCGGTAATCGATGCCCTGCTTATCGAGGGTTCGCTTGGTCGCGTCGCACTGGGGGCAGCGGGGCTTGGTGTAGACGGTGATGCACATGGCGGTCTCCTTAGATGCGATCGGCCGGAGGTGGTTCTCCGGGCCCCCTGTGTCGGGGGCGCTTCCCCGGTTGGGGCGTGGCGGCAGGGCAGTCAAGAGTGGAGTCGCAGCCCGCGCGGTGACGTTCATCAGGCACCTTGTGTGCCGGTCATCGCCCCGTAGGGGCGATGAGATGAACGTCAGGGCCAGCGGGCGAGAAGCACCTTGACGGCCCGACCCGAAGGGGCCGACACGCCCACACTGGGAAGCCCACGACACAGGGATACCCAACGAGCTCCGCCGGCCAAAGGCCGGCGGAGCGGACACGTCCGGCGACAGCATGAGGGGGCGGGAAGGAAGCGCCTTCCCGCCCCCTCACACTCCAACGCCACCATCTCCTGGCGGATCGTCCACGCGCGCCGTCGGTGACGCCGACGCCGCCTGCCCCCCTTCGGGGCGGCGCGGCCGTCACCAGGCGCGGGGTGGGCGAGACGACGACCGGCCCCCATCCTCCAGGTGTCGTCCCCACTGTGTGCAGCCGTAGAGCCGCCCACGAGCTCGCAGGCTGTGCACATTGGGGACGACACCACCCAACCCACAACGGAGCGGGGGGTTAGTCGAGATCGGGCGGGGGCGCCGG is a window encoding:
- a CDS encoding tyrosine-type recombinase/integrase; the protein is MEVTGDLLLAWCGSREWAPETRHSYYVSIRSFFTWWTAGVAEDPSRVLPHVRRPRGAPRPVPTSVLEEALRRSSGRDRLILCLAALSGLRAGEIARVCADDLVDDLGGRSLVVRGKGGVVRLVPLSAWLAAEVERACARGGGWAFPSKYGGHLSPAHVSKLGATALPSPWTLHTLRHRFATTAYRAQRDLLAVQRLLGHASVETTQRYAEPPNDALRRAVEAADLFAVEH
- a CDS encoding ParA family protein, whose protein sequence is MTIIAISNQKGGVGKTTTTFHLARAAARSGARVLVVDMDPQANLSAALAADGIVDGQAGVADALSARSPLTLANVLVPTVWEGVTLAPSGGDALAAVRDELIGVQAGREQRLRRAIASVGQVFDLVLVDCPPSLDQLSINALSAADAVLIVTQAKLWSSSGLAHLLETISQVGEYYNSGLKVAGVLVNLHEGQTVSARHWLDELEAACAARGLPLLLPAIPRRVVIADAAEAALGLDQWTPPQMDLQDLYESHLEALLANAGTHGKAGKSGNAGTEGEAK
- a CDS encoding CopG family transcriptional regulator produces the protein MTDYDALAARAERGELKTVRRIYEGDGRPIDLADIFMTAGRPRMEEATTARHTWKTRATDELDAALTERARKENLPKSALIRKAVAAYLATA
- a CDS encoding recombinase family protein — protein: MSITGYVRVSTDDQDEASQVAALEEAGCSVLYVERASGATTCRPEWKACLRSLGRGDTLVVVRIDRLGRSLVELVQIIDELHARGIEFRSLTEAIDTTTPAGRMVFQVAGAFAEYERALIRARTREGLAAARARGAHIGRPRVLTPEQAAHARALRAQGQSVSTIARILSCSASTIRRLS
- the nrdH gene encoding glutaredoxin-like protein NrdH, whose product is MCITVYTKPRCPQCDATKRTLDKQGIDYRSIDVTEDAEALDYIKSLGYQQAPVVITDEDAWSGFRPDRIKALTTTTSA